Part of the Sulfuricurvum kujiense DSM 16994 genome, ATGATGTACAGTGATTCCGCCCGTACCCTCGGAGCGATCAAGACCGTCTCTTTAGGGTAATAGGCGATATCCATCTGGGTCATCAGTTTTTCGATCATCCTCTCCCCTAGCAAGTCAAAGGGATGGATCGACATCAATAGTGCTTTTTGGTCAAAAAGACTCAAGTCTACTCCTATTTAAAACGCCAAAGGAGCAAACCCCCTTTGACTACGCTAGCCGCTGTGGCACTGAAGCTTGCCTCATTCGAGGCTGATATCTTCAGACACGGCAACTTATCAATGCTCAACAGCACCTTCAGCACCGATACCGGTTTGGCTTCGGATGTATTGCGCTTCATACGCCTCTTTCTCTTTTTCAGAGTTTTCACTCTTATCGGTAATCGAGAAGAACCAGATTCCGATAAATGCCGCACTCACAGAGAAAAGAGCCGGATATTTGTAAGGGAAAATCGCTTCCGCGTTTTTCAATACGTCTACCCATACGGTCGGTCCGAGAACTACCAGTACTCCGGCTGTCAAAAGACCCAATGATCCGCCGAGCAATGCACCGCGAGTCGTGAGTTTTGACCAGAACATTGAAAGGAACAAGATCGGGAAGTTCGCACTCGCAGCGATTGCAAACGCCAATCCGACCATGAACGCGATGTTTTGATCTTCAAATGCAATACCGAGATAGATCGCAACGATACCCAAAACAACCGTAGAGATTTTAGAAACTTTCATCTCCATCATCCCGTCCGCACGTCCTGCACGAAGAACACTCGCATACAAGTCATGTGAAATAGCCGAAGCACCCGCCAAGGTAAGACCCGATACAACCGCAAGGATGGTTGCAAACGCTACCGCAGACATAAATCCGAGGAAGAAGTCTCCACCCACCGCATGGCTCAAGTGAATTGCCGCCATATTGTCGCCGCCGAGAATCGGAGCACCGCCGTCTACCGCTTGTTTCGCAAGGTCAAGATATTGCGGGTTTTGGAAAACCATAACGATCGCACCGAAACCGATAATGAACGTCAAGATATAGAAGTACCCGATAAATCCTGTCGCATAGAAAACCGATTTGCGTGCCTCTTTCGCATCGCTGACGGTGAAAAAGCGCATAAGAATATGCGGAAGACCCGCCGTACCGAACATCAATGCAATACCGAGTGAAATTGCCGAGATCGGATCGCTGACCAATTTACCCGGAGCCATAATGGACTGATCTTTCATACTTACAGCCGTTGCAAACAACGATTCGAAGTTAAAGTTATAGTGTGCCATAACCGCAACCGCCATAAATGTCGCACCCGAGAGCAACAAGAATGCTTTGATGATTTGAACCCACGTTGTCGCAAGCATCCCACCGAATGTTACGTAGAGAATCATCAATACACCGACCAAAATAACCGCGATCTCATAATCCAAACCGAAAAGAAGCTGAATCAATTTTCCAGCCCCTACCATTTGAGCGATCAAATACAAAACAACCGTCAAAATAGACCCGAATGCCGCCAATGTGCGGATAGGCGTTTGACGCAAACGATACGACGCAACGTCCGCAAACGTATATTTACCGAGGTTACGAAGCTGTTCAGCTACCATAAACAAGATAATCGGCCAACCGACCAAGAATCCGATAGAGTAGATCAAACCGTCATACCCTTTTGCATAAACAAGAGCAGAAATCCCGAGGAATGATGCTGCTGACATATAGTCACCCGCGATCGCCATACCGTTTTGGAATCCTGTGATTCCGCCGCCGGCTGTATAGAAATCTTTTGCCGTTTTGGTGCGTTTTGCCGCCCAATAGGTGATCCCGAGAGTTGCCCCAACGAAGATCAAGAACATGATAATAGCCGACATATTAAGCGGTTGTTTCTCTACCGCACCGCTGAGTGCCTCACCGGCAAACGCAGCGACGGAGAAAAGAGCTAAGAATAACGCTTTCATCACTCTCCCTTTGCTTTATTTTTGATTCTTGCGGTCAATTCATCGAATTCACCGTTTGCGCGACGGACATAAATCCCCGTCAATACGAATGCGATGACGATAACGCCGACACCGACCGGAATTCCGACGGTAGTAACCGATCCGGCAGACAACGGAGTCCCCAAGATCGACGGGTCAAATGCGATTGTCAAAACGAATCCGAAGTAAATAACCAACATAACGATCGTTAATGTCCATGCAAATTTACTGCGTGTTTTGACAAGATGAATAAAATCAGGATCGTTCTTAATACGATCAACCATCTCTTGTTTCATAATAAACCTCCTTTAAAAGTTGTAGTTGAGGATGAAACGATATTCGTCCCAGCTAACTGAACCGGTTGTAACATCATAAAAATCGTCTGTATAGTTTGCACGGAGGCGAAGCTGAAGATTTTTAATGGTTTCCGGATTGAAAATGACATCAAACCCTTTTTCTTTCGCCGTCCATGCATGGTTTGCCGCATAACCGTTTAATTTGTCCATATCAAATTCAGCGTAGTAAACACTTGTATTCAATTTAACTCCGAAATTTTTCCAGTCATAGCTCGCTGCCGCTTTCCAAGCATCGGTTCCCGCCATAAACTGATGACGCGTTACCATTCCTTGAGTATATGCCGGCATTCCGCCCCATGGAGAAATAGTTCCGCCGTGTGTCCCGTTATCAGAAGCAGAGTCTTTACTGTTATGTGAGACAGCAGCGTAAACATCGAAGTTTGCTACTTTTACCCCTATTTTTCCCGCAACGAAATCACTTTCAACTTTATTAAGTGCCGCTACGTTATTGGAACCGACATCTCTTTCGTTGATCCATTGTGCCGCTACGTACGGTGCTACACCGTTACCCATAGAAAAACCGTAATTTGCTTCGGCATATACAGCGTTCAAGATATCGTGCGCGTAATAGTCCCAAAGTTGGAGTTTAAGCCCCGGGATACCGCTGTAGATCGCTGCGGCAACACTTACACCGTCTGTTTTTTCGCCGATAGCGTATTCACCCATATTGGTAAAATCACCGGTTTGTCCGCGAGCATCAACCAAAGAGTATCCGGAAGTCGCACTGAGAATTCCGCTTGTGTAAGCACGTCCGAACGTACCTTGCGCAAATTTAGTTACATGAGCCGCAACCAATGTCGTATCTTTGACATCCGTATTGGTCAATACATACGCTTCAAAAAGGTTCGGAAGCATACGTGCATCATCGCTGCCCACCATCGGAGTATCAAGTTTTTGGCGTCCCGCTTTAAAGGTAGTATTCCCGTTTTTGTATTGGAGATACGCTTCGCCTAAGTAAAAATCGTTTTGGTTGTCTTTGCTTAGCAACGTCGGGTCAACGTCGTTTACATTGCTGCGGTTCCCCAAATGGACACCGATTGTTCCGTATACGGCAGCACCGAGGCTCAAGCCATTCCATGCGCCGGTTTCGTATTTAAGATAACCGCCGATCGTATTTGCTTTACGCGTATAATCGTTGTTTGCAGCCGGACGGGTATCGTCTACTTCTCTGCTGATTGAAAATTCACGGAATTGTCCGCTTACTTTTCCCTCATTAAACATTCCGATTACATCATCCGCTCCAAAAGCGTTGACTACCAAAGCCGACGCTAAAAGCGATAGAGATACTGTACCTCTCATGCTGACTCCTTGAACTAATTTTTCGTCACTGTCATTATGAAAACGAAACGTAGCATGAACGTAGCAATTGTTAAATTAGAAAAAATTATCGTCAGAAAGTGAAAAGAAAAGAGAGAGATGTGTAAAAAAGTAACTTACTGAGTACGTGGAATATCGATCATGTAACCTAATGCGCGGATATTTTGGATGAAATCTTCTTTGAGAGATTTTTTAAATCGGCTCACTTCAGCCCGTATAGTCGCGTTATCTACGTATTCTTCGTCCCATACATAGGCACGAAACTGGTCGAAATCGACCACTCTGCCTCGATTGCGCGCTAAAAGATCAATAATCTGAAGCTGCCGCTTAGTAAGGGTTTGTGTTACGTTATCACACATCAAGGTCGATGTCGATGCGTCGTAACCGTAACTTTTTGAAAGACGGAGATGATTTTGGGGAATAGCACAGCTTTGCATCACTTTATCGATACGGAGTGCGAGCTCTTTAAGATGAAACGGTTTTTTAAGATAATCGTAGCACCCTAGGTCATACGCTCGACTGATCCCTTCGATATCGACCAATGCACTGATATAGATGGCTGGAGGACGTATTTTTAGTGCATGCAGCTGTTCAAGTAAATCCAATCCGTCGATACCAGGAACGTTAATATCAAGTATCAGCAGATCGAACGTCTCTTTTTTCAGCGCATCCAATGCTTCTGCACCGTCAAAAAACAGCTCGACACGATGACCCAGCGACAACAGATATTCATGTATCGCTTCGCTGAGCATCTGTTCGTCTTCAAGCAGAAGTATTTTCACCGTTCCCCTTTATAAAATGATATTCAAAACGTGTCGACAAATTGTCCGAACTGATTTTGATTTCCACTCCGTCTTCATCGCAAATCGATTTCACCAGACTCAGCCCCAACCCGAAACCGTCTGTTTTTTTCCGTTCCCGATAGTATGCCTCAAAAATCTTTTGCTCGTCATGAATTTTTTGCGACCTGCTCTCGACCCAAAAAAGGCACTTTTGTGTATCGCATTCCACTCCGACATGGATCACTTCGCCGCTTTTGGTATATTTGATCGCATTCGTGATGTTATTATCGATCACACGCTGCAGCTTCGTCTCGTTAAACATGATCCATGCAGGAAACTCCGGTTTGGCAAAGTCGAAACTGAGATTCGAAAACTGGGCTACCTCATCAAAAAATTCAAGCCGCTTTTCGACATATTCTCCCATATCGATAGGGCGCTGCGGATACTCGATCTGATCTTTTTTGACCAGATAGCTCAAATCATCATATATACTGAAAATATTTTTGACCGCCGCTTCGATCTTGGCAAGATAGCGGTTACGCCCCTCATTCATCGAAAAAAGTTCGATATTGGCCATAATCACCGAGAGGGGCGTATGGGTCTCATGAATGGCATAGCGGATAAACTGTTTATGTGATTCGAGAAGCTCCTGTGAAAATTTCTGCTCTTTTTCCAGAGCGTCATTTTTGATTTGAAGCGCCTGTGTTTTGTAGCGCACCCTCTCTTCAAGACTTGCATTGAGCTGCTGCAGCGACTCTTTTTGCTCTTCGAGCGTTAGCGCCATCTCATTGGCATATCCGGCCATCCGCCGAAATTCACCGAAATAGAGTTCATCCATCTCAATCGGTT contains:
- a CDS encoding OprD family outer membrane porin, with amino-acid sequence MRGTVSLSLLASALVVNAFGADDVIGMFNEGKVSGQFREFSISREVDDTRPAANNDYTRKANTIGGYLKYETGAWNGLSLGAAVYGTIGVHLGNRSNVNDVDPTLLSKDNQNDFYLGEAYLQYKNGNTTFKAGRQKLDTPMVGSDDARMLPNLFEAYVLTNTDVKDTTLVAAHVTKFAQGTFGRAYTSGILSATSGYSLVDARGQTGDFTNMGEYAIGEKTDGVSVAAAIYSGIPGLKLQLWDYYAHDILNAVYAEANYGFSMGNGVAPYVAAQWINERDVGSNNVAALNKVESDFVAGKIGVKVANFDVYAAVSHNSKDSASDNGTHGGTISPWGGMPAYTQGMVTRHQFMAGTDAWKAAASYDWKNFGVKLNTSVYYAEFDMDKLNGYAANHAWTAKEKGFDVIFNPETIKNLQLRLRANYTDDFYDVTTGSVSWDEYRFILNYNF
- a CDS encoding response regulator transcription factor, yielding MKILLLEDEQMLSEAIHEYLLSLGHRVELFFDGAEALDALKKETFDLLILDINVPGIDGLDLLEQLHALKIRPPAIYISALVDIEGISRAYDLGCYDYLKKPFHLKELALRIDKVMQSCAIPQNHLRLSKSYGYDASTSTLMCDNVTQTLTKRQLQIIDLLARNRGRVVDFDQFRAYVWDEEYVDNATIRAEVSRFKKSLKEDFIQNIRALGYMIDIPRTQ
- a CDS encoding cation acetate symporter codes for the protein MKALFLALFSVAAFAGEALSGAVEKQPLNMSAIIMFLIFVGATLGITYWAAKRTKTAKDFYTAGGGITGFQNGMAIAGDYMSAASFLGISALVYAKGYDGLIYSIGFLVGWPIILFMVAEQLRNLGKYTFADVASYRLRQTPIRTLAAFGSILTVVLYLIAQMVGAGKLIQLLFGLDYEIAVILVGVLMILYVTFGGMLATTWVQIIKAFLLLSGATFMAVAVMAHYNFNFESLFATAVSMKDQSIMAPGKLVSDPISAISLGIALMFGTAGLPHILMRFFTVSDAKEARKSVFYATGFIGYFYILTFIIGFGAIVMVFQNPQYLDLAKQAVDGGAPILGGDNMAAIHLSHAVGGDFFLGFMSAVAFATILAVVSGLTLAGASAISHDLYASVLRAGRADGMMEMKVSKISTVVLGIVAIYLGIAFEDQNIAFMVGLAFAIAASANFPILFLSMFWSKLTTRGALLGGSLGLLTAGVLVVLGPTVWVDVLKNAEAIFPYKYPALFSVSAAFIGIWFFSITDKSENSEKEKEAYEAQYIRSQTGIGAEGAVEH
- a CDS encoding DUF485 domain-containing protein; translated protein: MKQEMVDRIKNDPDFIHLVKTRSKFAWTLTIVMLVIYFGFVLTIAFDPSILGTPLSAGSVTTVGIPVGVGVIVIAFVLTGIYVRRANGEFDELTARIKNKAKGE
- a CDS encoding sensor histidine kinase, which encodes MGDWFSRRWSQISLNQVNFYTIVFILLFTVVFASLLIFDEYKGFEKTVHLEILVNDDINVSKPAALSHDAMKGRLIKIVLEISTLALILFGFIVGISKIVNSMIAQDIERFLKFFESLHDKTKPIEMDELYFGEFRRMAGYANEMALTLEEQKESLQQLNASLEERVRYKTQALQIKNDALEKEQKFSQELLESHKQFIRYAIHETHTPLSVIMANIELFSMNEGRNRYLAKIEAAVKNIFSIYDDLSYLVKKDQIEYPQRPIDMGEYVEKRLEFFDEVAQFSNLSFDFAKPEFPAWIMFNETKLQRVIDNNITNAIKYTKSGEVIHVGVECDTQKCLFWVESRSQKIHDEQKIFEAYYRERKKTDGFGLGLSLVKSICDEDGVEIKISSDNLSTRFEYHFIKGNGENTSA